GAGTGCTCGGTAGCTTTCcaaatggtcgagggggtcggtagttccgctgtagggctccacttgaggcatctGAACCTCGAGgggaccggctcgtcctcgatttggcggaagaagggggacttggtggtgaattcgAAATCCCCctcctgtcttgccttcttgctgtggagcgctTCGATTCTGGCGCTCCAGGTGCTCGACTTTTCTGTCGAGCTCTCCAATCCGAAGAATGTCATCGTGGTTTGCTCCAGCTCACGGTGGGACCGGGGCCGACTCGGCTTCGGAGAGTTGGGGTCTTCTGTTGAGACTTCCCCCCGGCAGCTCTCTCTGGAGGGACACCCACCCTTCGTTGTTGGCCCTGGAAGAGCCATGAAGGTTCTGGCCTTGGAGAATCGGGCCGTTGGGAGGAAACTCCGGCGGGATCTGGGCCTGTGGGGGGAGCGTAGGTAAGGGCTTCCTCACGCCACAGACCTTGAACGGCAGCGGCcaaggcctggacttgctgcaccagggcgttgaattgttccggctggacctgaggaaccgggtcagccggagtaggcaaattctggacggagtgtccaggactctgcgggggacgccggaaAATGTTGgaagctcccttacttctcagcttcatgatcgcgactcgggcccttcctctagcgccaactgttgctggaaatggaCCCGGGGGTGGCCGTCGGGCTGAGGAGGGGGGAGCTCCGGTGGGCACTGGtgggtggcggtccgtcggcgagcggcgttcTCCATAAGGgtgcctgcaaaaaagccggtgccgggtcttccggcgccggcccttcaatgcttaagtcagagggggggctTAGTTttttagagaggaggaagatataTTTTTTGCTGAGTTTTTCTCCGTCCAACCCCCTCGGGAAGGAAGGGTCCCAtttttataggggggtcggaTTAACTGTGATGTGATAGGTCGAGGCCGTCGTACGACTCAGCACGTTGCTTGAGCTGGCGTGCGATCAGGTGAATCATTGccttgatgtcggaggtgaggtcgGGATCAGAAAGTTGTCACGGCCGACTGGACCTTGCTGagccgatttgccgtggagagctgaggatccgtaggtaacaggagccacgcgcattaattgttgagtgagtcagAGATATGCATTAATTATTGAGTGAGTCGGagatatgcattaattgttgagtgtaCTGTGGGTTTGCAGAGATCATGCGTATTAAATGCTGGAggcggtggcagggtatggcccctgGCCAGACTTCGGAAGGGTACAACCGTAGTAGGTGGGCGGCGAGGACGGACCTCCGAGGTCGGGAGGTCTCCGGGTCGGAAGtgccgaggtcggacgccgacctcgGCCGTCCAAGGTCGGCCGTCATGCGGTCTTCTGGTGACGAGGTTCTCATGTACTAAGGGGGGAAGCTGCATTCCCCCAACAGTGCTCATCCTGTGCAGTTCTATAGAGGTATGGGGAAAACGTTTGATCAGAAAATCCATCAGTGTAACTAGAATCTACTTtgttaataatatgaatgatacCTTGGAGacccccttttataggagaCTCCTCTAGAAGTGAAAAACCTCATTTGACCTAATTCACTTACAATATGCATCTCAAACAAGAATTTGCTGCAATGATCTTTGTTTTTTTGGATAGATATTCTCCATCATTTTTTTAAAGCATAGTTATTCTTACTTAATCTTTGTTCAAATCTCTTTCTAGCTAATAAGGTTGTAGCCATGTAGACAGCAACCCATCTAAGAGTTTTTGTATCGAACATGAATTAGGCCTACTGAAAGCAACatttctaataaataaatagactTTTTTCTTTAAGGAAAGAAAACCCTTTTGACATACCATTAGAAGCCGTCCACCAAGGGCTTGTGATTGTGTGCAATTGATCAAGTCCTACAAACTCGAGATGCGACAACAATTATCTAAACTTCTAGCTAGTCGGCCAACGGACCTCACGACAAATGTTCTTATCTTGGACTGATTTTTTATTGTAGCTtgcaaaagaacaaaatttcttACGCATGATTCAATCATCATAAGGCCTTTGAATGCTAAGGGGCGTCCTGCATCTATTATCGAGGTTGACTGACAAGGCCCATCTTCTCGAATGACTATGGCCTTTGGCGCCCAAGTTGTTTTTCCAAGAGTGCAAGCCATGTCTCCCTCACCTGTCCAAACACCTTCATGGACCTGATTTATATTGTAGCAGGCCGATCTACCAAAAGTTACCGGGCATTGACCCAATCCTCTTGTAGAACCTAGTCCTCTAGTAGAATTAACCTCATCTAACTTCTAAGCATGCTTTGAATAGttgctatctctctctctctctctctctctctctctctcgcgcgcgcgcgcgcgcaaagAGAAATGACCCAATCCACTGGCATCAGAGCATAGGTTTAAGATCATTTGAGATTATGATAGAAATAATCTGTAAGGTCTAGTGTAGAAGGGTTAGACAATTTGTGTCTCAAGTTATAATTAGTGGGGTTTGATAAATTTTGGATCTTTTTGATTTCAGCATAGAGTAGTATTTTGGTTGGAAAATATTTAGCGGACCTAGAAATTTTGGTGAGTTTCAATTAGAGCAGCACAGCGAAAATATGGTGGGTTTAGAAGGTTATAGATCATGAGAAGCTTCCTATGCTTTAGTGGTCTACTTTTGCTGTGAATAGATCGGGCATGTTATGATTCTGTAATAGCTTGGTAAGACAAAGAGCAGTTGATTCATTTGGTAGAGAAATATAGTGGTCTTATCAAGGATTAAGATATTGGTGGATTGTTAGAAAAGATAAAGAGTAACGAATTCAGATTAGCACAAGGAGCCATCTTATGCAATGACATTGATTGGGGGCTACCTAGAAGTTCATGATGAGATGGAGGCTAAGTACGTACCCTCAAGGTGTGAAATCCTCTGGCAAGTCaatttgaagatttttttttttttttttgggcgggggggggggggggggggggggggtgcgaaTTTGAGAACCTAGGTTTGAATCGAGTAAaaccaatgaaaaaaaaaaaagaagaagcctaGACCAATTCCCTCACACATGCCTTGCACATGAGGCGGGGGAGGTAGACTACTAACGAGAGTCTGTCTCCTTTCCCAACTTCATCGGGTGAAGAAAGTTTAGGGCTCGCCAGATTTGGGTGGAGCTAAGATTCTCCATCTCAGTACTAGACCTCGTACGGGTACCATACTAGTACAGTGTCAGTATCGTATGGTATGTAATTTTTTTGGTATACCGAGTGTCAGTACGCCACCCATACTGGATATCGGTATCGAACCGGTACGGTACTTGGTCCTTTAGTTTTTTGGTATGACGTGCGGCCTCCATCCCTCTCCCCTATTCCTTCTTGCACCGCAAAGAAGAAAAGGCAGCAagtgtttctccttttcttctcccctctcctcttctttttcctcaaGAGGGAGCAATCAAAGTGTTGGTTGCTAAAAACGAGAGAGagattcagccatcaaaagcaatctctgcaagggagctagcaccccaaaGAGATTCAGATGCTTGAATTGGCCCTCTACctcatgtggatacctgtagaggccgaacgcgtgtgcggctttaaGCGAGCCTTTCAACATTACCACGATCATTAGATTGCGGTGAACATCTActcacacaaggtgaagatctgatcttccttatCTAATGcaattaatcctaatctatctacgaacggttttaaaatatgttcatgcgatgaatggcGTCGTGTGTGCTTCTTCCGCTGCAGATTTGATTTTCTGCAGCATGCACGGCATCCCAACAACCCTCTGTTCCCTTCTCTGGCGAAGTACGCCATGCAATCTTCTTGGGCTTCCGCCAGCCCTCGGAGTCCGGCGATGACTGAGACTCGCTCAGCCCTCCCTTGGCCAGACTCGGTCCCGAGTTGGCATGAACTGGTCTCCGGGTTGGCTCAGTTTGGGTACTCACCCTCCCCTTCGACCTCGCTGCAACCCTAGCTGCACCTCCTCCTCGCTGCGCCAGAACTCTGGAAATGGTCATCCAGGGACCGAACACCCTCAGCCTGCTCCCCCCGGATGAGTTCCCCACCATTGCCGTTGAAGAGCCGCTGGGATCCCCAATAACCTCCAAGTCTGATCTCCCTCCCACCTCGCAGAACCGACACTCAGCTGCCTAGTGTCCGGCGTGGGCACAGAGGTAGCATAGGCTCGGCAGGTCTTCGTAAACGAAGGCCTGCCAAAACCTCTTTTTCCCCCACTGAACTAGCATGCCACGTACTAGAGGAAGGCCGGCGTCGACCTCGACCTTGGCACGGGCATAGCCGATCCTCCGCCTTTCACTCGACACCGCATCGAGCGCCACCGGCCTTTCCGCTTCCGCCACCATCTCCAGGATTGATGCACTGTCCCAATACTCCAATGGTAGACCCGATAACCTAATCCAGACTATTGTCTGGCTAACCGACTGGGCGCCCGAGATGAAGTCTGGTCACCACTCTTCCATCGCCATCAACTGGCCCCCCACTAACCACGGGGCAGCTGCCATCGCCGCCGCCCGCTCCTCCCCTGATCCGAAGCCAATGGTCAGAAGGCCCTCCGCCATTGGGAGAACCTCCATCGGTAGCTGAAGCTTTGCCCGACCTTTGAGGTCGCGagctaccacctctgccggaacGCGCCCCCCTAGACTCTTGGCGTGCATAGCCCTCCCCTCCCAATCACTCCTCGCCTGCATCATCCTTTCCGTCGGCAAGATCACCACCCGAGGAAACCGTCACTCACGTTCAACCAGTTCCTCCTCGGTGAACCGGTGGCATACCATCTCCGGTTGAGGCGGAGCCCCCCGCGCCACCCCAGCCCACCGTGGTGATTGGGAGTCTTTCTTAAGCAACTCAACTTTCCGGTCCAAGCCAATCTAGGCCGGTCTAAGCCATCATGAGCCGGTCTAACGGACAAGGCCTTTACAAAGGCGAAGGGGGAACGCCAAGGAGAAGACGGGAGTGCGAGCAACACTGTTTGAACAAATGACTTTGTAAAGTAGAAATTGTGGTTGGTggcattcttttctttaccCTATCAGTATCAGTCTAGAGTCGACGTTTTCGTAAAGAAAGGAGATGGGGTCGAGCCGACCAATGTCCCAACCATTTCATGGCAGATTTGGTGGAACGAGAAGCTGACCTCAATCAGTCAAAGTCAGTGTAACCCGGACGGAGCATTGCATGCATGGAAGGTAAGTGATGAGGGGATTCATCCTTCTGCCATCATCCGTTAAAAGCCATCATGATGTGCTACAACCCAATAATGTTTTCCCGTCAGGCTCTTGTTCGTAGGATTCACATGCTGACATGTCATTTTATCACCGAGCTCACAAGCGTGACTCATGAGTGGATGATCAGTCACACGCAGATCATGCCAGCACGTAGTGTAAACATGGGCATTGCTTTTCGCTATTTCCCAAAAGGTAATGTAAACATGTCTACTACTGGGCCAAAACTGGAGGGATGCATGGACTCGCATGGGGCACGTAACTTTAATTAGAACACCAACCCCCAGCTTAATTAGTTTCCGGACATGCTCTTCGGGTAGCGGTTTCTTTGCTTATTTGTAAGAAAAACTGAGAGTTTGGCTTTGTTACAGTCCGTTATACGAGGAAACATGAAGAGATGGCCATTCCCTCTTCTCCTCGTTTTCACTCTCTTCTCACCTTCAATTGCCGGAGACTCCTTGACTCCAACCACATCACTCCTCGACGGCCAAACTCTGGTCTCGGCTGGTGGAATCTTCGAGCTTGGCTTTTTCAGCCCAGGTAATACACTTAACAGATACTTGGGCATATGGTACAAGAAAATTCCAGTTCCCACAATCGTATGGGTCGCCAATCGAGCCAGTCCTCTCACAGATTCCACTGGAGTTGTAAAGATCCGCAAAGATGGGAGTCTAGTCCTACTCAATGGCGTAGCCAAAGTTGTCTGGACTTCGGACTCGACAGCAAGTGCCAGTAATCCAGTAGCACAGCTCTTAGATTCTGGAAACTTTGTCCTTAGAGCAGAAGAAAGCATTGCTTGGCAGAGCTTCGACTACCCTTCGGATACGTTGCTGCCCGGCATGAAGCTTGGATGGAATCTGAAGACGGGGCTCAACCGGTACATTAGTTCATGGAAGAGCTCCGATGACCCGTCACCGGGGTACTACTCGTTCAAGTTGGATCCCCATGGATCGCCGGAATTGTTCCTATATAGGGAGTCTACAAAGATTCATGCAAGCGGCCCATGGAACGGGCTTGAATTCAGCGGCGTTCCCCAGCTGAAATCTGATCAAAATTTCCGTTTCATTTTCATCTCTAACCAGGATGAGATCTACTACACGTGTGAGATAAACAACAGCTCCGTTGTTTCGAGGTTGGTGGTGACTACATCCGGTCAGCTCCAACGTTTCGTGTGGCTCGACGCCATCCAAGATTGGCACGTCTTCTGGTCGGATCCGAATGACCAGTGTGATCGTTATGCGGCGTGTGGTCCTTTCGGTGTCTGCAATTCTAATCCTTCACCTACTTGTAGCTGCCTGAAAGGATTCCAGCCAAAATCACCGCAAAAGTGGATTCTGAGAGATGGCTCTGATGGGTGCGTGAGGATTACTCGTTTGGACTGCAAGGGAGACGGATTTGTAACGGTGAGTAATATGAAGTTGCCAGACACCACGAGTGCCACCGTGGATAAGAGCATGAGCCTCGACGAGTGCAGGGAAAGTTGCTTGAAGAATTGTTCTTGCAGGGCTTATGCTAGCGCTAACATCAGCGGAGCGCTGAGCGGTTGTATCATTTGGGCCACTGATCTGATAGACCTCAGGAATTTTGTGGACGCTGGGCAAGATCTTCATGTAAGGCTTGCGGCATCAGAACTAGGCATGTACCATAACTTCATATATTGCTTAATTTTCTCTCTGTAGCTCtacttcatttttctttcttggtaaGAACAAGATTATTTGCTTTGCTTTTATGTTATAGATATGTTTATATGCTGTTGGATGAATGACGATATGCTCTTATTAAATGCCTGTACGTTACTAGTTATTATTATACTTCCCTAGCTTGTTTCAATTTTGAGAGTTATTATATTTCCCttgtttcaattttgaaaattgcAAGGTGGCGCTTGATGCTTGATTTCAGAATTTTAGCTTTTGCCTATAGACAGACTTCAATCAAAGATTCATTCGACactttattatttcttttattgcataaaaattaagctTTCTTCAATGGTTGATTCGAAAAGGAAAGTCATGTACTATGGTGCACATTAAGTAGCCTAAAACTGTGGAAAAAAGCTGTCTTTGGGAGTACTTTAAGAGATGGTATCCAGGAACACCTCAAAGTAGTCACGGGTAGACCAGCAAGACGAACACTCCATAATCTAATGGTCCATCGTGTAACTCGTGTTTTTTTTGGAGTATTTAATTATTCATTCAATTATTAAATATAGGATAGGGCGCATGGCTTtattgctcaaaaaaaaaaatgttaaataGGAGAAGTAATGTCCATGTAATGAATTCTTTCTTCAGGAATACATGACATCAGGTCAAAACCAACTTTACACCTGCATTTAGGGGTGACAATGGGTTAGGACAGAACTAGGCCTGAAGCTATCCCAAAGTGCAAAGCTCACGTCCGAGCCCAGCATGCAGGGCCAGAGGTATCAGGCTGTAGCCCTACCCTGAGTCGAGATATATTTGCGGGCCGGTCTGGACTCGAAACAGGCCATTCATTGTCCCACTTACCCATCCCAGGTTCAGCCCGAAAATATTGTCGGCTTTTATTTCCAGGCCTAAACCTGGCCGCTGCCCTTAGCCCGGGCCCGGTTTTCTCCGGGCCGGGTCTTCGGGTTGTTCAAGCCAGCCTGGCCCATTGACATCCATATTGAAACTTGATCCTTCACCACCGAAGCAAGGATCCTTGGGGAGTGGTATCACCTTTGGAGTCTTTGACCACCTTTATTAAATATGCTTTAGTTGGAcgatttgttttttgtttttatgtttttgAAGGCAAGGTATGatgaaatattattttaaagaaaattgTACGCCACAGAAACCTTCTTGGGGACATCTCTAGATGCCATATTGCTAGAACTAGTTGTGTATGGTAAAActaattgattcttgtttgcttTAGCTAATATGAATTCAGGGCAAAGTAGAAGGAATTCAAACAAGAAAAAAGTGGTAATTGTCACTGTATTGATATTTTCTGGGTTGCTTCTCTTGGGGATTGGTGGCCGTTGTGTTTTGAATGGCATGGTCAACCGCCGCCGTCGTAGAACATCTTTACCCTCATTCGGTGGACGTGAACCAACTGCTTTCCAAGCAAAAAGGCATTGTTCAGATGATGAGATAAGTGCTTGCAAAGAACTAGATGTTCCATTCTTTGATGTTGAGACCATATTGGCTGCGACGAACAACTTCGCCATCGAAAATAAAATTGGAGAGGGTGGATTTGGCCATGTTTATCAGGTAGCAATGTGATCTCAAATACTCACTCTACATATAAGAGCAATTTTTTCTTATTGAATCGaatgaattttgaaaaaaaaaaagacatcatCATCAACTTGTGGATTGACATTGGACAGGGCAAACTCAAAAATGGGCAGGACATAGCTGTGAAAAGGCTATCTGAAAATTCATCACAAGGACTTGACGAATTCAAAAATGAGGTTATATTGATTGCTAAACTTCAGCACAGAAATCTTGTGCGGCTTCTAGGTTGCTGCATTCATGGAGGAGAAAGGATGCTAATCTATGAATACATGCATAACCGAAGCTTAGACACCTTTATATTTGGTTTGTGCTTCACACTTCTTCCTTCATATTAACTAGTAGAAAGTTAGAAGACATAAGCCACATGACAGTCAGCTTCATAACTACATGCTAGCAAAATATCCATTAACATTTTGTCACTAAGCCTCACAATAATAATGCCTGCATTTGGCTGCTATTCACATTCTTGAATTGAAGCATACATTGAAACCCTAAATTATGTTAATGTCACTTGAAACATTGGCAGATGAAGGAAAACGTTCATTGTTGAGTTGGCAAAATCGCTTCGCCATCATACTAGGGATCGTGCGTGGACTTctctatcttcatcaagattctAGATTTAGAATAATACACAGGGACCTAAAAGCTGCCAATGTCTTGCTCGATAGAGAGATGAACCCCAAAATCTCAGATTTTGGAACGGCAAGAGTATTTGGAGATGATCAGACTGATGCACATACCCGCAAAGTGGTGGGGACATTGTAAGTACCATTTTTCAAAGATTTTCCAATCATTAAATGACTGTTTGCATGACCCTCTAACTATTTTCTTCTAATGATGCAGTGGATATATGTCTCCTGAGTATGCAATGGACGGCATATTATCCATAAAACTTGATGTCTTTAGCTTTGGCGTTTTAGTATTAGAAATCATCAGCGGCAAAAGAAACAAAGGATTTTACCAATCTGAGCCACAATCAAACCTCATTACATATGTAAGTGCAAGGAAAAATAGCCTTTTTATTTTATGTCAACGCAACATATCTTTTGGCAAGCATGGTTCTACATGCATCACAAGAAACTATGGAATTTGTTTTAGGCTTGGAAGCTgtggaaggaaggaaagagctTCGAGTTGCTCGATGAATCTTTGGAGGACTTGCATAACATTTCTGAAGTCCTGAGATGCATCCAAGTGGCTCTCTTATGCGTTCAAGAGCAACCCAGAGATAGACCAATGATGTCCTCAGTTACCATGATGTTGGCTAGTGAAAATGCTACACTGGCAGAACCAAAGGAACCTGGTTTCAGCACTGGAAGAGGCTCCATTGATATCATAACATCTAGGCACAGTGTGAATTATATAACAGTAACAACGGTGCGGGCTAGATAGAGTTTATTTTCCTTATATTTAGTTAAAGCACACTGCCTCTGTTGATACGTTCTTCCCTTTTCCTTGTTGAGGGAATATTAGTAACTCTTCTTGAATGTATCATGCTGTTCAAAAATCTCTAGATTTGAATTAGTATTGATGTTTTCCTTCCTTCTACAGTAACAGCTCCTAAATTCTTTCCCTCTTTCTGCAACAAcctaagacctcacccaaaatggctagccagaaggtattatatttgggtttcttgatcctatataagtattcaagaacTACCCAACAAATAACCAacatgggactaaacacacgtccgcatggatcctcacatactcccctcaTTTAAGCctaacgtcctcgtcaggctaagggtttaaatccattcaaatctaatcacaaacaccacgatcggcttaTGGTCAGCCTCAATGAATCTGTGCTACAGTATCCCCTagttcacataggttatggatCGGATccactttgataccatttgtaacaactcaagacctcacctaaaatggctagccagaaagtattatttgggttctttgattctgtataagtacccaagaactACTCAGTGAATAaccaatgtgagactaaatatacgtctgcacggatcctcacacttTCTGCATCATCTTCTTGTTaacctcttttctttttaataatgtCAGTTGGCATAGCCCTTCttcaaagaaagaataaaatcaaataaaaataaaaacagagagagaagaCATCATATTCCAGGACTTCCAACTTTTTCACCTATCAGAACCCAAAAGAATCGAGCGAAGCCGAGAACAGATTGAAACACTCATCAAgtattttatcttgtatttTAAATGATGACAGCA
The DNA window shown above is from Phoenix dactylifera cultivar Barhee BC4 unplaced genomic scaffold, palm_55x_up_171113_PBpolish2nd_filt_p 002537F, whole genome shotgun sequence and carries:
- the LOC120103945 gene encoding S-locus-specific glycoprotein S13-like; amino-acid sequence: MKSGHHSSIAINWPPTNHGAAAIAAARSSPDPKPMSVIRGNMKRWPFPLLLVFTLFSPSIAGDSLTPTTSLLDGQTLVSAGGIFELGFFSPGNTLNRYLGIWYKKIPVPTIVWVANRASPLTDSTGVVKIRKDGSLVLLNGVAKVVWTSDSTASASNPVAQLLDSGNFVLRAEESIAWQSFDYPSDTLLPGMKLGWNLKTGLNRYISSWKSSDDPSPGYYSFKLDPHGSPELFLYRESTKIHASGPWNGLEFSGVPQLKSDQNFRFIFISNQDEIYYTCEINNSSVVSRLVVTTSGQLQRFVWLDAIQDWHVFWSDPNDQCDRYAACGPFGVCNSNPSPTCSCLKGFQPKSPQKWILRDGSDGCVRITRLDCKGDGFVTVSNMKLPDTTSATVDKSMSLDECRESCLKNCSCRAYASANISGALSGCIIWATDLIDLRNFVDAGQDLHVRLAASELGMQANMNSGQSRRNSNKKKVVIVTVLIFSGLLLLGIGGRCVLNGMVNRRRRRTSLPSFGGREPTAFQAKRHCSDDEISACKELDVPFFDVETILAATNNFAIENKIGEGGFGHVYQVAM